The Vespula vulgaris chromosome 2, iyVesVulg1.1, whole genome shotgun sequence genome has a segment encoding these proteins:
- the LOC127061404 gene encoding sideroflexin-2 — translation MTNEKLDLDKTLWDQNTFVGRWKHFAWVTDFRTCIHSEEELMAAKKLCEDYRLGNEPAGTTRKEIIYAKKLYESAFHPDTGDLQNVFGRMSFQVPGGMAVTGAMLQFYKTTTAVVFWQWVNQSFNALVNYTNRNANSPVTTNQLGAAYVSATAAAMITAIGCKSFWEKRANPLMARYVPFAAVAAANCANIPLMRQNEIRNGIEVTDENGRKLSKSKIAAAKGISQVVISRIVMCAPGMLILPPIMERLEKYAWMQRIKILHAPIQVMMVGCFLTFMVPTACALFPQNCSIAVSTLQRWEPENYELLLKNCEGKDIPMHLYFNKGL, via the exons ATGACGAACGAGAAATTGGATTTGGATAAGACACTTTGGGATCAGAATACCTTCGTAGGTAGATGGAAACATTTTGCCTGGGTGACGGATTTTCGGACTTGCATACATTCTGAAGAAGAATTAATGGCTGCTAAAAAATTATGCGAGGATTACAG ACTTGGAAATGAGCCAGCTGGTACCACCAGAAAAGAAATCATCTATGCCAAGAAGCTCTACGAGTCGGCCTTTCATCCGGACACTGGTGATCTACAAAATGTCTTTGGTAGAATGTCCTTCCAGGTGCCAGGTGGTATGGCCGTGACCGGTGCCATGCTCCAATTCTACAA AACAACAACAGCAGTAGTTTTTTGGCAATGGGTCAATCAATCATTTAACGCACTCGTCAACTATACCAATAGAAATGCAAACAGTCCAGTGACCACTAATCAATTGGGTGCGGCTTATGTGAGTGCCACAGCAGCAGCAATGATAACAGCGATAGGATGTAAATCTTTCTGGGAGAAAAGGGCAAATCCTTTGATGGCA AGGTATGTGCCGTTCGCCGCGGTGGCTGCTGCTAATTGTGCGAATATACCGCTAATGAGACAAAATGAGATACGAAATGGAATCGAAGTTACCGACGAGAATGGTCGAAAGCTTAGTAAATCGAAg ATCGCTGCTGCGAAGGGCATCAGTCAGGTCGTTATCTCGAGAATCGTTATGTGTGCACCTGGCATGT TGATTCTCCCACCCATAATGGAAAGATTAGAGAAATACGCATGGATGCAAAGAATTAAAATCTTGCATGCACCCATACAAGTTATGATGGTTGGATGCTT CTTGACGTTCATGGTGCCGACTGCTTGTGCGTTGTTCCCACAAAACTG TTCGATCGCAGTCAGTACTTTGCAACGATGGGAGCCTGAAAATTATGAACTTTTATTGAAGAATTGCGAGGGAAAAGATATACCAatgcatttatatttcaacAAGGGATTATAA
- the LOC127061400 gene encoding inhibitor of growth protein 3 isoform X1, whose amino-acid sequence MLYLEDYVEMIEHLPQELRDRFTEMREMDLGVQNSMDSLEKKVKTFFSNAKKMKPNEKEAEYEAIRREYYKTLEDADEKVHLANQMYDLVDRYLRRLDQELHKFKMELEADNKGITEILEKRSLELDQPSTNSSQKENHYSFTPSRSRDNHGHSRSEKRRDSNTSSTSIEKRLAIEKIPPSLPESRPTSTNSGPIIAPTSVPSTPSAIVNSVGPVSYNLGHIGAGGNAIAAAASQAIAATQQMQQGRRTASLKASYEAINTGGVHAAEFSRELAGAAQTAIAAIQETTKKNKKKVNAAIPSSSVIAATVQQPVSPPVVTTTTTTTVTDSDNTDWTYDPNEPRYCICNQVSYGDMVACDNSDCPFEWFHYPCVGITAPPKGKWYCPQCTSSMKRRGGRKN is encoded by the exons ATGCTTTACTTGGAAGATTATGTCGAAA tGATTGAGCATCTCCCACAAGAATTAAGGGATCGGTTCACTGAAATGAGAGAAATGGATTTAGGTGTACAAA ATTCTATGGATAGTTTAGAGAAAAAAGTCAAGACATTCTTTTCAAATGCCAAAAAAATGAAGCCTAACGAAAAAGAAGCGGAATATGAAGCTATTAgaagagaatattataaaactttaGAAGATGCGGATGAAAAAGTACACTTAGCGAATCAAATGTACGATTTAGTAGACAGATATTTAAGAAGGTTAGATCAAGAATTGCACAAATTTAAAATGGAGCTAGAGGCCGATAATAAGGGAATTACagaaattttggaaaaaagaTCTTTGGAGTTAGATCAACCCTCTACGAATAGCagtcaaaaagaaaatcattataGTTTTACGCCTAGTAGATCGCGAGACAATCATGGCCACT CTCGAtcagagaaaaggagagattcCAATACGTCTTCTACTTCTATAGAGAAACGATTAGCGATAGAAAAAATTCCTCCAAGTCTTCCTGAGTCCCGGCCGACATCGACTAATTCCGGACCAATAATAGCACCTACAAGCGTGCCATCAACCCCATCCGCTATCGTGAATTCGGTTGGCCCTGTGAGCTATAATCTTGGCCATATAGGTGCCGGTGGTAATGCCATAGCGGCAGCTGCTTCTCAAGCTATAGCTGCAACGCAACAAATGCAACAAGGCAGGCGGACAGCTAGTTTAAAAGCTAGTTACGAGGCCATTAATACCGGAGGCGTCCATGCTGCCGAATTTAGTAGAGAATTAGCTGGAGCTGCTCAGACTGCTATCGCAGCTATTCAAGAAACaactaaaaagaataaaaa GAAAGTAAATGCTGCCATTCCAAGCTCAAGCGTCATCGCTGCCACGGTTCAGCAACCTGTATCACCACCGGtcgtaacgacgacgacgacgacaacggtAACAGACTCGGATAATACAGATTGGACGTATGATCCCAATGAACCCAGATATTGCATATGCAATCAAGTATCCTATGGAGATATGGTTGCTTGCGATAATTCAGAC TGCCCTTTCGAATGGTTCCACTACCCGTGCGTAGGTATTACCGCGCCACCAAAAGGGAAGTGGTACTGTCCTCAATGTACATCTTCTATGAAGAGACGAGGAGGTCGAAAAAACTAA
- the LOC127061400 gene encoding inhibitor of growth protein 3 isoform X2: protein MDSLEKKVKTFFSNAKKMKPNEKEAEYEAIRREYYKTLEDADEKVHLANQMYDLVDRYLRRLDQELHKFKMELEADNKGITEILEKRSLELDQPSTNSSQKENHYSFTPSRSRDNHGHSRSEKRRDSNTSSTSIEKRLAIEKIPPSLPESRPTSTNSGPIIAPTSVPSTPSAIVNSVGPVSYNLGHIGAGGNAIAAAASQAIAATQQMQQGRRTASLKASYEAINTGGVHAAEFSRELAGAAQTAIAAIQETTKKNKKKVNAAIPSSSVIAATVQQPVSPPVVTTTTTTTVTDSDNTDWTYDPNEPRYCICNQVSYGDMVACDNSDCPFEWFHYPCVGITAPPKGKWYCPQCTSSMKRRGGRKN, encoded by the exons ATGGATAGTTTAGAGAAAAAAGTCAAGACATTCTTTTCAAATGCCAAAAAAATGAAGCCTAACGAAAAAGAAGCGGAATATGAAGCTATTAgaagagaatattataaaactttaGAAGATGCGGATGAAAAAGTACACTTAGCGAATCAAATGTACGATTTAGTAGACAGATATTTAAGAAGGTTAGATCAAGAATTGCACAAATTTAAAATGGAGCTAGAGGCCGATAATAAGGGAATTACagaaattttggaaaaaagaTCTTTGGAGTTAGATCAACCCTCTACGAATAGCagtcaaaaagaaaatcattataGTTTTACGCCTAGTAGATCGCGAGACAATCATGGCCACT CTCGAtcagagaaaaggagagattcCAATACGTCTTCTACTTCTATAGAGAAACGATTAGCGATAGAAAAAATTCCTCCAAGTCTTCCTGAGTCCCGGCCGACATCGACTAATTCCGGACCAATAATAGCACCTACAAGCGTGCCATCAACCCCATCCGCTATCGTGAATTCGGTTGGCCCTGTGAGCTATAATCTTGGCCATATAGGTGCCGGTGGTAATGCCATAGCGGCAGCTGCTTCTCAAGCTATAGCTGCAACGCAACAAATGCAACAAGGCAGGCGGACAGCTAGTTTAAAAGCTAGTTACGAGGCCATTAATACCGGAGGCGTCCATGCTGCCGAATTTAGTAGAGAATTAGCTGGAGCTGCTCAGACTGCTATCGCAGCTATTCAAGAAACaactaaaaagaataaaaa GAAAGTAAATGCTGCCATTCCAAGCTCAAGCGTCATCGCTGCCACGGTTCAGCAACCTGTATCACCACCGGtcgtaacgacgacgacgacgacaacggtAACAGACTCGGATAATACAGATTGGACGTATGATCCCAATGAACCCAGATATTGCATATGCAATCAAGTATCCTATGGAGATATGGTTGCTTGCGATAATTCAGAC TGCCCTTTCGAATGGTTCCACTACCCGTGCGTAGGTATTACCGCGCCACCAAAAGGGAAGTGGTACTGTCCTCAATGTACATCTTCTATGAAGAGACGAGGAGGTCGAAAAAACTAA
- the LOC127061405 gene encoding uncharacterized protein LOC127061405 produces the protein MPTCPRKRFVRLGAKKPCERFQTSYERSYYYQSPIPWSLQKQEYHDLQCKTELKTKSIKRESPSEHYMSSYNKEYKLKIIEDRSETYRRSSIAAKPTLKNFCEKFIKDPVRPLIHSTTSGSTYVRRKIPFESLTLSQTSPTDDATCPIVDTGKHEFPTIPLNELSFYKHLDPLVTTTQMTHINFTSNEKISSVGKNIEKRSKCHHFLPKTIPTKGPLPYPRCTDNPPLVYPKRLCVIPYKAYTTTYSTHYDYVLTNLLPWHTVVKSPTVFKLSRNDVYKTPSMYRTEQCHVGTGWPIRAAINLGPIKLNPRESAHA, from the exons atgccTACCTGTCCACGAAAACGTTTCGTACGTCTCGGCGCGAAGAAACCATGTGAACGTTTTCAAACTTCCTACGAACGTTCTTATTACTATCAAAGTCCAATTCCGTGGTCTTTACAAAAGCAAGAATATCATGACTTACAATGTAAAACTGAGTTAAAAACTAAATCAATAAAGAGAGAGTCACCTTCCGAGCATTACATGTCATCTTACAATAAAGAatacaaattgaaaattatagaaGACCGATCTGAAACTTATCGAAGATCGTCCATAGCTGCGAAACCTACATTGAAGAATTTTTGTGAGAAATTTATCAAAGATCCAGTACGACCATTAATCCATTCAACGACCAGCG GGTCGACTTAcgtgagaagaaaaattccatTCGAGTCATTGACGTTATCTCAGACCAGTCCAACGGATGATGCAACTTGTCCAATAGTAGACACAGGCAAACATGAGTTTCCTACGATCCCTTTGAACGAACTtagtttttataaacatttagaTCCATTGGTAACCACCACTCAGATGACACATATCAATTTTacatcgaacgaaaaaataagtaGTGTCgggaaaaatattgaaaaacgaTCTAAATGTCATCATTTCCTTCCAAAAACTATTCCTACGAAAGGTCCCTTGCCTTATCCACGTTGCACTGATAATCCTCCTCTGGTTTATCCGAAAAGATTATGCGTTATACCTTATAAAGCATATACAACCACGTACAGCACGCATTATGATTATGTACTAACGAATTTATTACCTTGGCACACTGTCGTCAAATCTCCGACTGTTTTCAAATTGTCGCGGAATGATGTTTACAAGACACCTTCGATGTATCGTACCGAGCAATGTCACGTGGGCACTGGCTGGCCAATTAGAGCAGCCATAAATCTCGGGCCAATTAAGTTGAATCCACGAGAGAGCGCGCATGCGTAG
- the LOC127061401 gene encoding sideroflexin-2-like → MSDESENQSERININEALWDQNTYIGRWKHMAFISDFLTIFVPKEKLYEAKKLCNDYASGDEPEDLTKEDIIYAKKLYDSSFHPDNDELMNRIGRMSFQFPGNAILLMAMMTFYKSTAALLGLQIINQAFTTIVNYTNRSIRPNELNESKNDITVAGEAFLCSAAASSIASFGLKRIFYCKGPLFARLIPLGGLTIGNMVNFAVIRRKEIINGIPVWVIHEEPFMNSKIAAIKGASECFLTRTLTVAPTMIMIPVVAEYIRSTCFYYRRPWVLFPIKLGLCLASLLVMIPSALALYPICNYMRPDLMKMYPSEYNEFTEKFKEAEQPNRIYYKKGL, encoded by the exons ATGTCGGACGAGTCGGAAAATCAATCGGAACGAATAAACATTAACGAAGCATTATGGGATCAAAATACTTATATCGGTAGATGGAAACACATGGCTTTCATTAGCGACTTCTTAACTATTTTTGtgccgaaagaaaaattatatgaagCTAAGAAACTTTGTAATGATTATGC GTCGGGAGATGAACCAGAAGATTTGACAAAAGAAGATATCATTTATGCGAAGAAACTTTACGATAGTTCCTTTCATCCTGACAACGATGAACTTATGAATCGCATTGGTAGAATGTCATTTCAGTTTCCTGGTAACGCCATTTTACTCATGGCAATGATGACGTTTTACAA ATCTACGGCTGCTCTCCTAGGCTTGCAAATAATTAATCAGGCATTTACTACTATTGTCAATTATACAAATAGAAGTATAAGACCCAATGAGTTAAATGAatctaaaaatgatataacagTAGCAGGAGAAGCCTTTTTATGTAGCGCTGCAGCTAGCAGTATAGCGTCTTTtggattaaaaagaatattctatTGCAAAGGACCATTATTCGCA cGACTAATTCCACTGGGAGGGCTGACTATTGGAAATATGGTCAATTTTGCTGTCATACGACGAAAAGAGATTATAAACGGAATTCCTGTATGGGTTATTCATGAAGAACCTTTCATGAATTCAAAAATTGCTGCAATTAAAGGAGCTTCCGAATGCTTTCTTACTAGAACATTAACTGTGGCTCCAACAATGATTATGATTCCAGTTGTGGCAGAGTATATAAGGTCAACTTGTTTCTATTATCGTCGTCCATGGGTCTTGTTTCCAATCAAGCTGGGTTTATGTCTTGCTTC CTTGTTAGTGATGATTCCCTCGGCATTGGCCTTATATCCAATATGCAA TTATATGAGACCAGATTTAATGAAGATGTATCCATCggaatataatgaatttacAGAGAAGTTCAAAGAGGCAGAGCAGCCAAATAGGATTTACTATAAGAAAGGATTGTAa
- the LOC127061402 gene encoding general transcription factor IIH subunit 3 isoform X1, which yields MSGEKTSEKIEKEKNLLIVVLDVNPLQRIVKEEAKILTQCLDSTIVFANAHLMQASNNQLAVMACHGHGATFLYPSDKTNDIRQIDGQYEKFTEVERTVRQQIQLFVNQIPLDASLNGESLISGALSMALCYISRISQDKEGDEKFYSRILVITASNDSTMQYMNYMNIFFTAQKMGVILDVCSLDQELTLLQQGCDITGGNYLKVPQLNGLLQYLLWVFLPDSSVRSKLVLPPPVEVDYRAACFCHQELVDIGYVCSVCLSIFCKFSPICTTCHIQDARTNTNENEKKEKKYRYYTLILFYGNIITFVFLQIYKHTFYTLFTRIRNIYCN from the exons ATGTCTGGTGAAAAAACTAGTGAAAAAATTG aaaaagaaaagaatttattaattgtcgTGCTAGACGTAAATCCATTACAGAGAATTgttaaagaagaagcaaaaatatTGACACAATGTTTAGATTCAACAATAGTATTTGCGAATGCACACCTAATGCAAGCATCAAACAATCAATTAGCAGTAATGGCTTGTCATGGACATGGAGcaacatttttatatccttctGACAAAACCAATGATATACGTCAAATTGATGgacaatatgaaaaatttacaGAGGTAGAACGTACTGTTAGACAACAAAtacaattatttgttaatcAAATACCTTTAGATGCTTCGTTGAACGGCGAAAGTCTTATTTCTGGAGCACTTTCCATGGcattatgttatatttcaaGAATATCTCAGGATAAGGAAGGAGatgagaaattttattcaagaATACTTGTGATCACTGCAAGTAATGATTCTACTATgcaatatatgaattatatgaatatattttttactgcGCAGAAGATG GGTGTTATATTAGATGTCTGTAGCTTGGATCAAGAATTAACGTTGCTACAACAAGGCTGTGATATAACTGgtggaaattatttaaaagtgcCACAGTTGAATGGATTGTTGCAGTATTTATTA tgGGTCTTTTTACCAGATTCTAGTGTTAGATCAAAATTAGTATTACCACCCCCGGTAGAAGTTGATTACCGGGCAGCATGCTTTTGTCATCAAGAACTTGTAGACATTGGTTATGTATGCTCTGTCTGTTTATcaa TTTTCTGTAAATTTAGTCCAATCTGTACTACGTGCCA TATTCAAGATGCCAGGACCAATaccaatgaaaatgaaaaaaaagaaaaaaaatatagatattacacattgatattattttacggtaatattataacttttgtattcttacaaatatacaaacacacTTTTTACACGCTTTTTACAcgcattagaaatatttattgtaattaa
- the LOC127061402 gene encoding general transcription factor IIH subunit 3 isoform X2, with protein sequence MSGEKTSEKIEKEKNLLIVVLDVNPLQRIVKEEAKILTQCLDSTIVFANAHLMQASNNQLAVMACHGHGATFLYPSDKTNDIRQIDGQYEKFTEVERTVRQQIQLFVNQIPLDASLNGESLISGALSMALCYISRISQDKEGDEKFYSRILVITASNDSTMQYMNYMNIFFTAQKMGVILDVCSLDQELTLLQQGCDITGGNYLKVPQLNGLLQYLLWVFLPDSSVRSKLVLPPPVEVDYRAACFCHQELVDIGYVCSVCLSIFCKFSPICTTCHTVFKMPGPIPMKMKKKKKNIDITH encoded by the exons ATGTCTGGTGAAAAAACTAGTGAAAAAATTG aaaaagaaaagaatttattaattgtcgTGCTAGACGTAAATCCATTACAGAGAATTgttaaagaagaagcaaaaatatTGACACAATGTTTAGATTCAACAATAGTATTTGCGAATGCACACCTAATGCAAGCATCAAACAATCAATTAGCAGTAATGGCTTGTCATGGACATGGAGcaacatttttatatccttctGACAAAACCAATGATATACGTCAAATTGATGgacaatatgaaaaatttacaGAGGTAGAACGTACTGTTAGACAACAAAtacaattatttgttaatcAAATACCTTTAGATGCTTCGTTGAACGGCGAAAGTCTTATTTCTGGAGCACTTTCCATGGcattatgttatatttcaaGAATATCTCAGGATAAGGAAGGAGatgagaaattttattcaagaATACTTGTGATCACTGCAAGTAATGATTCTACTATgcaatatatgaattatatgaatatattttttactgcGCAGAAGATG GGTGTTATATTAGATGTCTGTAGCTTGGATCAAGAATTAACGTTGCTACAACAAGGCTGTGATATAACTGgtggaaattatttaaaagtgcCACAGTTGAATGGATTGTTGCAGTATTTATTA tgGGTCTTTTTACCAGATTCTAGTGTTAGATCAAAATTAGTATTACCACCCCCGGTAGAAGTTGATTACCGGGCAGCATGCTTTTGTCATCAAGAACTTGTAGACATTGGTTATGTATGCTCTGTCTGTTTATcaa TTTTCTGTAAATTTAGTCCAATCTGTACTACGTGCCA TACAGTATTCAAGATGCCAGGACCAATaccaatgaaaatgaaaaaaaagaaaaaaaatatagatattacacattga
- the LOC127061407 gene encoding protein FRA10AC1, with protein sequence MFPAYSYLSAYDRHKKLINDYLLLKGETVASLKRDTSRDKRDFDVIKENHKFLWDEDDDQPSTWEARLAKKYYDKLFKEYCICDLIYYKYNKVALRWRTEKEVIVGKGQFECGNKKCTTKEDLRSWEVNFGYVEHGEKKNALVKLRLCPECSMKLNYRSQKREVKRKKTLKRLGSHPGSNIEKPSTSDDTSDNTKIKENENLSTPENIDNTVDEESKSNIWKEKPIESIERSREEEFEEYLADLFM encoded by the exons atGTTCCCagcttattcttatttatctgCTTACGACAGACATAAAAAACTTATAAATGATTACCTGTTATTAAAAGGAGAAACTGTAGCATCTTTAAAGCGagacac GTCCCGAGATAAGAGAGACTTTGATgttatcaaagaaaatcataaatttctGTGGGATGAGGATGACGATCAACCTAGTACATGGGAAGCTCGTTTGGCTAAAAAATACTATGATAAATTGTTTAAGGAATATTGCATTTGTGACTTaatctattataaatacaacaaG GTTGCACTAAGATGGAGAACAGAAAAGGAAGTAATAGTAGGCAAAGGACAATTTGAATGTGGTAATAAAAAGTGTACCACAAAAGAGGATCTTCGTTCTTGGGAAGTTAACTTTGGTTATGTAGAgcatggagaaaaaaaaaatgctttaGTAAAACTAC GTTTGTGCCCAGAATGTTCAATGAAGTTGAATTATCGATCGCAAAAGCgtgaagtaaaaagaaaaaagacattgAAACGTCTAGGATCCCATCCTGGATCCAATATCGAAAAACCTAGTACATCTGATGACACATCtgataatacaaaaatcaaagagaatgaaaatctGTCAACGCCTGAGAACATCGACAATACTGTTGATGAAGAATCAAAATCTAACATTTGGAAAGAAAAACCTATAGAATCGATAGAGCGgtcaagagaagaagaatttgaAGAATATCTGGCTGACCtgtttatgtaa